In a single window of the Melioribacteraceae bacterium genome:
- a CDS encoding acyl-CoA dehydrogenase — MNFEITNDQLMIQNMAKEFAENEIAPTSIERDKNSIFPTEIIKKVGELGFMGMMVPTEYGGAGLDTVSYVLAMIEISKVDASIGVIMSVNNSLVCYGLDKYGSEFIKQKYLVPLADGSKLGAFALSEPEAGSDATKQHTTAYLEDGKWVINGIKNWITNGINADYYLVFAQSDKEKGHNGITTFLVEKGTEGFTHGAKEDKLGIRSSDTSSLMFENCKVPEENIVWEIGKGFKFAMQTLNGGRIGIASQAVGIAEGALDASVKYAKSRKAFGTEIANHQAIQFKLADMSTKIEAAKLLTLQAAALKDAGRPYIKEAAMAKVYASKISVECALDAIQIHGGYGYVREYLVERYLRDSKITEIYEGTSEIQRIVIARELLKD; from the coding sequence ATGAACTTTGAAATCACCAATGATCAATTGATGATTCAAAATATGGCAAAGGAATTTGCCGAAAATGAAATTGCGCCAACGTCTATCGAAAGAGATAAAAATTCCATATTCCCTACTGAAATTATCAAAAAGGTTGGTGAGCTTGGTTTTATGGGAATGATGGTGCCTACCGAATATGGAGGCGCCGGACTCGATACTGTAAGCTATGTGCTGGCTATGATTGAAATTTCTAAAGTAGATGCCAGTATTGGTGTTATTATGTCTGTAAACAATTCACTGGTTTGTTACGGCTTAGATAAATATGGTTCTGAATTTATAAAACAAAAATATCTGGTACCGCTAGCCGACGGAAGTAAATTAGGGGCTTTTGCCTTATCAGAACCGGAGGCGGGAAGTGACGCTACTAAGCAGCACACGACTGCCTATCTGGAAGATGGGAAGTGGGTTATCAATGGAATTAAAAACTGGATCACAAACGGTATCAATGCCGATTATTACCTCGTTTTTGCTCAGTCCGATAAAGAAAAGGGGCATAATGGTATTACTACTTTTTTAGTTGAAAAAGGAACCGAAGGATTTACACATGGGGCAAAGGAGGATAAACTTGGAATTCGAAGCAGTGATACTTCCTCTTTAATGTTTGAAAACTGTAAAGTACCCGAAGAAAATATAGTTTGGGAAATTGGCAAGGGGTTTAAATTTGCGATGCAAACTTTGAATGGCGGTAGAATTGGAATTGCATCACAAGCTGTGGGTATTGCTGAAGGCGCTCTGGATGCTTCAGTAAAATATGCAAAAAGCCGAAAAGCTTTTGGAACTGAAATTGCCAATCATCAGGCAATACAGTTTAAATTGGCAGATATGTCTACCAAAATTGAAGCCGCAAAATTATTAACACTTCAGGCTGCAGCGCTAAAGGATGCAGGAAGACCATATATAAAAGAAGCAGCTATGGCAAAAGTCTATGCCTCCAAAATTTCGGTTGAATGCGCGCTCGACGCCATTCAAATTCATGGCGGCTATGGTTACGTGCGCGAATATCTTGTTGAAAGGTATTTGCGTGATTCCAAAATCACAGAAATTTATGAAGGTACTTCGGAAATCCAAAGAATTGTGATCGCGAGGGAATTATTAAAAGATTGA
- a CDS encoding ACT domain-containing protein, whose translation MKISEDEIRKITFETISQLGSNTNPAEVKEAVRKKIESMAGENIKFYEQGTTSGRVILTSFGLNKPGVVAAVTKALSEYNCDIQDLSQKIMGDFFTMIMIIDITGSNKDLKEVQESLNIVAQDLKIKIYLQHEDVFRYMHRI comes from the coding sequence TTGAAAATAAGCGAAGATGAAATAAGAAAAATTACGTTTGAAACAATCAGTCAACTGGGCAGTAATACAAACCCGGCAGAGGTAAAAGAAGCAGTTAGAAAAAAAATTGAATCAATGGCTGGGGAAAATATTAAATTTTATGAACAGGGAACTACATCTGGCAGAGTAATTTTAACTTCATTCGGGCTAAACAAACCGGGAGTGGTAGCCGCTGTTACTAAAGCTTTAAGTGAATACAATTGTGATATTCAAGATCTTAGCCAAAAAATTATGGGAGATTTCTTCACAATGATTATGATAATTGATATAACTGGCTCAAATAAAGATTTAAAAGAAGTTCAAGAATCTTTGAACATTGTAGCTCAAGACTTGAAAATAAAAATATATTTACAACACGAAGATGTTTTCCGTTACATGCATAGAATCTAA
- a CDS encoding LemA family protein yields the protein MKKGLLIGLGIFGVVVVIAIIIISWGVGIYNNLVGLNENVNKSWSQVENVYQRRADLIPNLVATVKGVADFEKETFTAVTEARAKVGQIKLSADQLSDPQAFQKFQQAQDGLSSALSRLLVVSENYPQLKANENFLQLQQQLEGTENRITVERMKFNESVQQYNTVIKKFPAVIIANFSGFNEKQYFKAQEGSDTAPKVQF from the coding sequence ATGAAAAAAGGATTACTAATTGGTTTAGGAATTTTCGGTGTTGTTGTTGTAATCGCCATTATTATAATTAGCTGGGGTGTTGGTATCTATAACAATCTAGTTGGATTAAATGAAAATGTAAATAAATCCTGGAGTCAGGTTGAAAATGTTTATCAGCGTCGCGCTGATTTAATTCCAAATTTGGTTGCTACTGTGAAAGGAGTAGCCGATTTTGAAAAAGAAACTTTTACGGCCGTTACCGAAGCAAGAGCAAAAGTTGGTCAAATTAAGTTAAGTGCCGATCAATTAAGTGATCCTCAGGCATTCCAGAAATTTCAACAAGCGCAAGATGGATTGAGTAGTGCTCTATCGAGACTGCTTGTCGTATCAGAGAATTATCCCCAACTTAAAGCAAATGAAAATTTCTTACAGCTACAGCAGCAGTTGGAAGGAACGGAAAATCGCATTACGGTAGAGAGAATGAAATTTAATGAGTCCGTTCAACAATATAATACTGTTATCAAAAAGTTTCCGGCAGTTATAATTGCAAACTTCAGCGGATTTAATGAGAAGCAATATTTCAAAGCTCAAGAGGGTTCAGATACAGCCCCAAAAGTTCAGTTTTAG
- a CDS encoding PFL family protein, which translates to MQYNFEEILETIRMTEIEHFDIRTVTMGISLRDCFDRNINVAKQKVYDKILKHAKNHVVYAKEMESRYGIAIANKRVSVTPISIPFDAYGVEEFVEIAKILDKAADEIGIDYIAGYSALVQKGMTIGERALIESIPFALSETKRVCSSVNIASTKAGINMDAINLMASAIKLTAEKTKEKDSIGCAKLVVFANAVEDNPFVAGAFHGISEPEIVLNVGISGPGVVLDAIKEAGKADLQHLAEAIKKTIFKITRAGELLGRKVAERHGIPFGIVDISLAPTPAEGDSIADILKAMGVEDVGAPGTTAALAMLNDSVKKAGLMASTSVGGMSGAFIPVSEDMGMIRAVQAGNLTLEKLEAMTAVCSVGLDMIAVPGDTPDSTIAGIIADEAAIGIINDKTTAVRIIPAYGKKVGDFVDYGGLLGKAPIMEIRSLSSANFVGRGGKIPAPMRSLTN; encoded by the coding sequence ATGCAATACAACTTTGAAGAGATACTTGAAACAATACGGATGACCGAAATAGAACACTTCGATATAAGAACTGTAACTATGGGTATTAGTTTACGAGATTGTTTTGACCGTAACATCAATGTAGCAAAGCAGAAGGTTTATGATAAGATATTAAAACACGCTAAAAATCATGTGGTGTATGCCAAAGAAATGGAATCCCGATACGGAATTGCAATAGCAAATAAAAGAGTTTCTGTTACCCCAATTTCAATTCCCTTTGATGCATATGGTGTTGAAGAATTTGTAGAGATTGCAAAAATTCTTGATAAAGCCGCCGATGAGATTGGCATAGATTACATTGCTGGTTATTCAGCTTTAGTGCAAAAAGGTATGACAATTGGAGAAAGAGCACTAATTGAATCTATTCCCTTCGCATTATCGGAAACCAAGAGAGTATGCTCTAGCGTAAATATTGCTTCCACAAAAGCCGGAATTAATATGGACGCAATTAACCTGATGGCATCCGCAATTAAGCTCACCGCAGAAAAAACAAAAGAAAAAGATTCAATTGGTTGTGCAAAATTAGTTGTCTTTGCAAATGCTGTTGAAGATAATCCATTTGTGGCTGGAGCGTTTCATGGAATTTCAGAACCGGAAATTGTACTCAATGTGGGCATTAGTGGTCCTGGGGTTGTTCTCGATGCTATAAAAGAGGCCGGTAAAGCCGATTTACAACACTTAGCAGAAGCAATCAAAAAAACGATATTTAAAATTACGCGAGCCGGGGAACTGCTTGGACGAAAAGTTGCAGAAAGGCATGGGATTCCTTTCGGAATAGTGGATATTTCTCTTGCCCCAACACCGGCTGAAGGGGATAGTATTGCTGATATATTAAAAGCAATGGGAGTTGAAGATGTTGGTGCGCCCGGAACCACTGCGGCTCTGGCGATGCTAAATGATTCTGTGAAAAAAGCCGGATTAATGGCTAGTACATCGGTTGGCGGTATGAGTGGTGCATTCATCCCTGTTAGCGAGGATATGGGAATGATTAGAGCAGTACAAGCAGGAAATTTAACATTAGAAAAATTGGAAGCTATGACTGCCGTTTGTTCGGTTGGATTAGATATGATTGCCGTTCCAGGCGATACTCCAGATTCAACAATCGCGGGAATTATTGCGGATGAAGCCGCTATTGGAATTATTAATGATAAAACTACAGCTGTGAGGATTATCCCTGCCTATGGGAAAAAAGTTGGAGATTTTGTTGATTACGGAGGTTTATTAGGTAAGGCTCCAATAATGGAAATAAGAAGTTTAAGTAGTGCTAATTTTGTTGGTCGGGGTGGTAAAATACCGGCTCCAATGAGAAGTTTAACAAATTAA
- the yidD gene encoding membrane protein insertion efficiency factor YidD, with protein MIFCLVMFSFYQLYSQTDWKKWEAKEINYAIKSSSQIDEQTESDKSSQKSLGIKILSGLRSIYQYTISDLDGDNCPFYPSCSHFFIESVGQSNIFTGSLMFADRFTRDLNPFKKVERYFRIPKGKYFDPSHNYALNLRNIKITPFGN; from the coding sequence ATGATTTTTTGTTTAGTGATGTTCTCTTTTTATCAATTGTATTCTCAAACCGATTGGAAAAAATGGGAAGCGAAGGAAATTAATTACGCAATAAAAAGTAGTTCCCAAATTGATGAACAAACAGAGTCAGACAAATCTTCCCAAAAATCTTTGGGGATTAAAATTTTATCGGGTTTAAGAAGTATCTATCAATATACAATTTCCGATCTCGATGGGGATAATTGTCCATTTTACCCAAGCTGTTCCCATTTCTTTATTGAGAGCGTGGGTCAAAGCAATATTTTTACAGGTTCATTAATGTTTGCCGATAGGTTTACGCGAGATTTAAATCCATTCAAAAAAGTGGAAAGGTACTTTAGAATACCCAAAGGAAAATATTTTGACCCTTCACACAATTATGCCTTAAATTTGCGTAATATAAAAATCACACCATTCGGAAATTAA
- a CDS encoding glycoside hydrolase family 9 protein produces the protein MKKLIFALLVAVSVISNLHAQIFVNQAGYLPEKNKVAYFDYPADSFYVISKLTGSVIFKSEVKPNRIGDPATGKNIYAGDFSSLKTNGEFYVKDSKGNKSYNFKISPFVFEETLNKSLKGFYYQRCGVELHEKYAGDFKHSECHLEDGELHPQAGAKEKIDVTGGWHDAGDYGKYVVNAGITVGTLLMAYEMFPEKFSADDLNIPESGNKMPDILDEIRFELDWLFKMQRMDGAVYFKVTHENFESFIMPEFDKGTRLILPVSSTATADFASVMARAYRVFSKFDKSFASKCLTSAEKAWKYLSDNHEIFPKNGFKNPQGTRTGEYGDGNDSDERLWAATELFLATGNSVYHNYFLDNYNKPNSNFSTMSWPNVKPLAYLTYIFGDETLVNKSVQSELKKSLINYSNILVERSRNDGFNVSILPDEYVWGSTGVVLNTSVLLICAHELTKNSDYYNTALHQFNYILGTNVHNISFLTGIGANPVMNIHHRPSGADNIVDPVPGLLSGGPEKGLSDQILKDAFTYETPNALKFVDHQGSYASNEIAINWNAPLVFVAGYFNK, from the coding sequence ATGAAAAAATTGATATTTGCATTATTAGTTGCAGTAAGCGTAATCTCTAATTTACATGCGCAAATATTTGTGAATCAGGCCGGCTACCTTCCCGAGAAAAATAAAGTTGCTTATTTCGACTACCCAGCAGATAGTTTTTATGTGATTAGCAAACTTACTGGCTCAGTAATATTTAAAAGTGAGGTTAAACCAAATAGAATTGGTGATCCAGCAACCGGGAAAAATATTTATGCCGGAGATTTTTCATCATTAAAAACCAATGGTGAGTTTTATGTAAAAGATTCCAAGGGAAATAAATCATACAATTTTAAAATTTCCCCCTTCGTTTTTGAAGAAACTCTTAACAAATCGTTAAAAGGATTTTACTATCAAAGATGCGGGGTAGAACTTCACGAAAAATACGCCGGTGATTTTAAACATTCTGAATGTCATTTAGAAGATGGTGAATTACATCCTCAAGCAGGCGCAAAAGAGAAAATTGATGTTACCGGCGGCTGGCACGATGCCGGCGATTATGGAAAATATGTTGTAAATGCGGGAATTACTGTAGGAACTTTATTAATGGCTTATGAAATGTTCCCCGAAAAATTCTCAGCTGATGATTTGAACATTCCCGAAAGCGGAAACAAGATGCCCGATATTCTTGACGAAATTAGATTTGAGCTTGATTGGTTATTTAAAATGCAAAGAATGGATGGAGCAGTATATTTCAAAGTTACTCATGAAAATTTTGAATCTTTTATTATGCCTGAGTTTGATAAAGGTACACGATTAATTCTTCCGGTTTCGAGTACCGCTACAGCAGATTTCGCTTCGGTGATGGCTCGCGCTTATCGGGTGTTCTCAAAATTCGACAAATCATTCGCTAGTAAGTGTTTGACTTCTGCCGAAAAAGCATGGAAATATTTATCGGATAATCATGAGATATTCCCTAAGAATGGATTTAAAAATCCACAAGGTACACGCACAGGTGAATATGGGGATGGGAATGATTCGGATGAACGGCTATGGGCAGCAACTGAATTATTTTTAGCAACCGGAAATTCAGTATATCATAATTATTTTTTGGATAACTATAACAAACCTAACAGTAACTTCTCAACAATGTCGTGGCCAAATGTAAAACCATTAGCTTATCTAACTTACATTTTTGGGGATGAAACATTAGTAAATAAATCTGTGCAGAGTGAATTAAAAAAATCTTTGATTAATTATAGTAATATTTTGGTTGAGCGCTCACGCAATGATGGTTTTAATGTCAGCATTCTCCCGGATGAATATGTCTGGGGTAGCACTGGTGTTGTTTTAAATACTTCAGTGTTATTGATTTGCGCACATGAGTTAACAAAGAATAGTGATTATTATAATACCGCGCTCCATCAATTTAATTATATACTTGGTACAAATGTACATAACATATCATTTCTAACCGGTATAGGCGCAAACCCAGTGATGAATATTCATCATAGGCCAAGTGGTGCCGATAATATTGTTGATCCAGTTCCGGGTTTGTTGAGCGGCGGTCCTGAAAAGGGCTTGAGTGATCAAATTTTGAAGGATGCTTTTACTTACGAAACTCCAAACGCGTTAAAATTTGTTGATCATCAAGGAAGTTATGCCTCAAATGAAATTGCGATTAATTGGAATGCGCCACTCGTTTTTGTCGCCGGATATTTTAATAAGTAA